The following is a genomic window from Mycteria americana isolate JAX WOST 10 ecotype Jacksonville Zoo and Gardens unplaced genomic scaffold, USCA_MyAme_1.0 Scaffold_232, whole genome shotgun sequence.
AGCACGGCCTGGATGGCCAGGGCCTGGGCCTCCTCGCTGGCCGccgcctgcgccgccgcctccgccgccgccgtcACCGCCAGCTCCTCGGGGGTCAGCCCCGTCACCACCagcgccgggggggccgcgccccccgccgggccccccagGGGCGCCTCCGCCATCAGCtcggggggcagccccagcccctcggcctcgccccccgccgcgccgacggggggcccggggggcagcACCACCACCGCCAGCGGCTCCGGCGagccggggggggccgcgcctgccgccgccgcagccgccgccgcgacgggggccggcggagggggggcggccgggggggtggcggcgggggccggcgggggggtggcggcggggggctcggggggcggctgggggtccccggcggcggcggcggcgccggggggctcggggggggcgggggagggctCCGTCAGCGACGAGATGctctggggggaggaggggagaggaggttgggggggacacggggacacggccCCCCCGTGGGaacagccccagcccggggcccTCGACGGCCCCCAAGGGCCCAAAGCCACCCCGAGGCCCCTCACGGCCCCCCGAGGCCCCCAAGGCCCCCCAGCGcgtccccaatgcccccccatGGCCCCAACGCCCCCCCCCGTGGCCCCGATGCCCCCCCCATCGcgtccccaatgcccccccatggccccaaagcccccccattgtgtccccaaagccccccatGTCCCTTAGTGCTCCCCATAACGTCCCCAACGCCCCCCATCGcgtccccaatgccccccccatgaccccaatgcccccctatagcccctaaAGCCCCCCATtgtgtccccaacgtccccccccATGGCCCCTAATGCCCCCCATAATGTCCCCAAAGCCTCCCTGTAGCCCCTAATCCCCCCCATTGTGTCCCTAAAGCCCCCCATAATGTCCCCAAagccccctatagccccccaatgccccccataatgtccccaatgcccccccatGGCCCTTAATGTGCCCCATTGTGTCCCCAGTGCCCCTCTATggcccccaaagccccccatAACGTCCCCAAAGCCCCCCATAATGTCACCAAAGCCCCCCCATGTCCCTTAGTGCCCCCCATCAcgtccccaatgcccccccccaTGGCCCCAAAGCCCCCTCAATGGCCCTTAATGCCCCCCATAATatccccaatgccccccccaTGGCCTCTAATCCCCCCCATTgtgtccccagagccccccatgTCCCTTAGTGCCCCCCATAATGTCCCCAAagccccctatagccccccaatgccccccataacgtccccaatgcccccccatGTCCCTTAGTGCCCCCCATCAcgtccccaatgcccccccatGGCCCCAAAGCCCCCTCAATGGCCCTTAATGCCCCCCATAatgtccccaatgccccccccaTGGCCTCTAATCCCCCCCATTgtgtccccagagccccccatgGCCCTTAATGCCCCCCATAACGTCCCCAATGGCCCCCCATGGCCATTAATGTCCCCCattgtgtccccaatgtccccctatggcccccaaagccccccattgtgtccccaaagccccccataacgtccccaaagccccccattgtgtccccaaagccccccccaTGGCCCTTAATGCCCCCCATAACGTCCCCAATGGCCCCCCATGGCCATTAATGTCCCCCATCgtgtccccaaagccccccatAACGTCCCCAAAGCCCCCCATAACGTCCCCaaaacaccccccgcccccggttatgccccccggcccccctcaccgGCACGGCGGGCCCCGGCGCCGGCGTGGACTGGGTGACGGTGGTGacggcccggggctggggggtccccgtgacgctggggccgggggggctgggggtgctggggggagccccCTCGCCCGGGGGGGGCTCCGGCTCCCCCTGCCCGttggcggccggcggcgggtcTGCGAGGAGAACGGAGGAGGGGGGGTGAGCGGGGTGACCCCCAAATCCCGacacccccccctcctccccccccagggcGGACGCggcacgcccccccccccgcggcgtcACCTTGGTTGGCGCCCATGCTGGAGGTGACGGTGGTGGCCGTGTGGGTCGTCCCCGTCTCGTGGGtctcgcagggggggttggagcagccgtgggggggcagggggctgggggggccctcGGGGAGCGCCGGGGGGGCCCCCTCGGCCGGCGTCATGGTGGTGCCGGTGGCGGCCGTCTGCAGGGTCTGGCAGGGGGGGGAGCCCTGCTCCGGCCCCCCGCTCGTGCCGGCCGTGGTGGCCGTGTTGGTCGTCCCCGTCTCGTGGGTCTCGCAGGGGGGGTTGGCGCAGGGTCGCggtcccgcggcggcggcggcggcggcggccgtccCCGTCTCGTGGGTCTCGCAGGGTCTCGAGCCGGCGGCCGTGGTGGTGGTGGCCGTGTTGGTCGTCCCCGTCTCGTGGGTCTCGCAGGGGGGGTTGGCGCAGAGCCTGGACGCCGCGGTGGTCACCGTGTTGGTCGTCCCCGTCTCGTGGGTCTCGCGGGGGGGGTTGGCGCAGGGCCGCGTCCCCGCCGCCGTGGTGGTGGTGGCCGTGTTGGTCGTCCCCGTCTCGTGGGTCTCGCAGGGGGGGTTGGCGCAGGGTCgcgtccccgcggcggcggcggcggcggccgtccCCGTCTCGCGGCTCTCGCCGGGCGGGCTGGAGGACGCCCAGGGCGCGGCGTCGGGCGGGCGGTGGGTTTGGCACGGCTGGTTTTCCTCCCCCGTCCGGTCCCCGCGGGCGCCGGGGAGGACgacgacggcggcggcggcggctacCGACATGGTGGTGCCGGTGGCCCGCTGGGTTTGGCACGTGGCGCCGGGCGGCTCCGCCGGCCCGCGGGGGGGGCAGGAGCGGGCGGTggtgggggtgctggtggtgccGGTCTCGTGGGTCTCGCAGGGGGGGTTGGCgcagggccgggggccggcgggggcctcCCGGCAAACCCGCGGCGTCATGGTGGTGCCGGTGGCGGCCGTCTGCTGGGTGGGGCAGGGggcccccggccgggcggcgTCGCGGGCGTCGGCGCAGAGGCGGGCGCCGGCGGCGGTGGGGGTGTTGGTGGTGCCGGTGTCGTGGGtctcgcagggggggttggagcagacgCGGaccgcgccggcggcggcggcggggggcagcggcccccCCTCGGGCCCCTCGCAGaccagctggagctggggggcGGGGGCCAGCCCCCCGCCCACGTTGGCCACCAGGCTGGTGGTGGGGGTGTTGGTGGTGCCGGTCTCGTGGGtctcgcagggggggttggagcagaccAGGGTGACGGTGCCGGCCCCCCCCTCGGCCTGGCCGGAGTCGGGgaggggcccggcggccgccggctgCTCGGTGGTGGGGGAGGCCAGGATGGAGACGGGGAGGTCGTGCACCGGCTGCGCCTCCACCCCGCTGGGCGTCGTGATCAGCGTCACCTGCGTGGGCTGGGACAcgggctgccgccccgccgcgcgtCACCGGGGGGGCCCGGACCCGCGCcgaccccgaccccgaccccggCCCGCAGCAGCCGCACCGGCGTCGCCCTCCCCCCCAAATCCGCGGGTCCCCGCCGCCTACGCCAAAACGGGGGCTCGTGGCGAGCcgcggggcgctgccgccgccgcgtcGTGCGTGTGTcgtcgtccccctccccgcccccccgtcTCCCCGGTGGCCCGCGGGGTCCCGGCGGTggccgcgtccccgtccccccccccccgctcacctgCATGGTGATGGTGGGGGTGCCGAGCCCGCCGGCGGCCGTCATGGTGGTCTGGGCGGCCGAGACGGTGATGGCGGCGGGGTTGATGACCTGGCTGGAGAGCGTGGCGATGGTGCCCAGCGTGGTGATGGGGGTGGCCAGCGAGGCGGTGGCACTgtggcccccggcccccgccaggCTGGTCGACACCGTGCCCGTCACCGTCCCCAGCGTGGTGACGCCTGCGGGGACACCGACGGCGGCATCAGGGGGAGGCCCAGAGCCGTAAGCGGCCGCGGCGACGGCGCGGCGACGGCGGCGCTTACCCGTGGTCCCCTTGACCACCAGCGTGGTGACGGTGGGCTTGACGGCCGAGACGGTGACCGGCGTCACCAGGCGGACGCCGCCCATGGGCACGGTGCGCAGGATGGTGCCCGGCTGCCCGGGGGCTCCCTTAAGGACCacctgggtttgggggggacacGCGGGAGGTgacggggggctcggggggggggacgcgggggggtccccggggacgcggccccccccccccccctcacctgcGTCACCCCTTGCTGGCCGTGGCCGGTGGCCAGCTTGGGGACGGCGGTGATGATCTTGGCGGGGGCGCCGGTGCCCGACGTCATGACCTTGGTGGTGATGATGGTGATGGGCGACTTGATGCCGGGGCTGCTGGTGACgcctggggaggaagaaggggggggggggtgacacacGTGCGCgtgcgggggggacacggggaggtgcgcgcgtgtccccgtccccccccgccccgccccgcggcgtcCCGGCGCTCACCGGTGGCTCCGGACTGGGTGATGATGGCGGACATGGGGATGGTTttgatgatggtggtggtgccGGGTTTGGTGGTGCTGGGGGAGACGCTGCTGATGCCCAGGATGGTGGGCttggccccccccgcccccgcctgcgTCGTGGTCAGGATGGTGGTGGGCTTCCCGTCCCCCGACGTCACCAGCTTCAGGATGgtccccgccggcagcgggcCCTTCGTCTGCAAGGGGGGGGGTCAGcggggggggggtctcggggaCGAGTCTCAGGGACGAAGGGGAGGGGTCTCAGGGACGGGGGTCCTGGGTACAAGGAGGGGGGTCTTGGGGATGagaggggggtcctggggatggtgggggggggtctcggggaTGAGTCTCTGGCACAagggggggggcctggggacgAATCTTGGGGACAAGAAGGGGGTCTCAaagatggggggggaggggtttgAGAACGATGGGTGGGGGGGGTTTTTGAAGACAAAGATGGGGGTCCCAGGGACAGGGGGTGTctcggggatgggggggggggaggtgtctCAGGGACGGGGTTCCAGGGACgagtgggggggtcccagggacgAGGGGGTCCTGGGATGAGGGGGGGTCCCAAGGACGGGGGGTGTCTTAGGGACGGGGGGGGGTCTCAGGGATGGGGTCCCAGGGAcgaggggggggggtccccaggacgaGGTCTCAGGGAcgaggggggggtcccagggacgaggggggggtccccgggacaCGGGGTGtcttggggatgggggggggggggggtgtctcaggGACAAGGTCTCAGGGACAAGGGCGGGTCCCCAGGACGAGGTCTCAGGGAcgagggggggggtcccagggacgagggggggggtcccagggacgAGGGGGGGGTCTCCAGGACGAGGTCTCAGGGAcgaggggggggtcccaggacaAGGGGGGAGTCCCCAGGACGAGGTCTCAGGGACAAGGTCCCAGGGACgagggggggtcccagggacgAGGGGCGGTCCCAGGACAAGAGGGGGGTCCCAGGACAAGAGGGGGGTCCCCGGGATGAGGTCTCAGGGAcgagggggggtccccaggacgaGGTCTCAGGGACAAGGTCTCAGGGAcaagggggggtccccgggacGAGGTCTCAGGGAtgagggggggtccccgggacGAGGTCTCAGGGAcgagggggggtccccgggacGAGGGGGGGTCCCACCTGGATGATCTGGGTGACGGGGCCGGTGGACGCCTGCCCGGTGACGGCCGAGCTCTGCACGGGCTTGGTCTGCACCACCGACATCACCTTGCCCAGGTTCGAGATCTGGGGGGCAGCGtcagtgaccccccccccccggcaccggggggaagcggggggctcAGCGACCCCCGGAACCCTGCGTCCCCCGAAGGGGGGGGGTTTAGGGGTCGAGGGACCCCCAGCGCCTCCCACGCTGGGGTATTTGGGGGGGCGCTGACCCCCCCACGACTCCGGGGGGGGCGTTAGGGGGGTCGGTGGCGACCCCCGAATCTGGGGCACTGAGGGGTCAAGTGACCCCCAAGGCCCCTACGGCCTCcagaaggggggtggggagggggtaggggggcagcactgggggggagggggacacccccagcccccccagacccGGGGTGTTTATGGGTCAAGGGACCCCCATGACCCCCAAACCCGGGGTGTTTATGGGTCaagggacccccaggacccccagcccccccagacccGGGGTGTTTATGGGTCaagggacccccaggacccccagcccccccagacccGGGGTGTTTATGGGTCAAGGGACCCCCAAAGCCAGAGTGTTTACAGGCtcggtgccccccagcccccccagacccAGAGTGTTTATGGGTCAAGGGACCCCCAGAACCCCCAAAGTTGGGGTGTTTATGGGTCAAGgaacccccaggacccccaaagcCGGAATGTTTACAGGCTCggtgccctccagcccccccagACCCGGGCTGTTTATGGGCcaagggacccccagcccccccagccccaggctgttTATGGCTCAAGGGACCCCAGGGCCCGGGGCCGGGTTTTGGGGGGCTcaccccctgcccgggggggggcggggggggggggcactcaCCAGGGCGCTGCCCCCAGGGACGGAGATGGGGCTCTTGACGAGGGTGATGGTCTTGGTGACGCCGCCCACCACGGTGGTCATCACCTGCGCCTGCTGGGCCACCGTCACCGTCCCCGACTTGTGGACGGTGATGATGGGGCGCGTGGCCGCGTTGGTGGCGGGGGCCGTCCCCCCCGCGGTGCCCACCTGGGCCGCCGCCGTCTTCAGCATCCGGGTGGCCGGGTTGCTCACCTGGGGGGCGAGGGCACGGAGGCAGGGGTCTCGCACCCCCGGGGgtgtccccggcccccccccccggccccggccccggcgccgccgcggcgccTTACCATGACGGGAGAAGAGGCCACCTTGACGGTGGCCGGCAGGGTGGTGGTGCCGGGCGAGACGGCCACCGTCTTGACGATGGTGGCGCCGGCGGGGACGCTGAGCACCGTGGGGGCCGAGGCCGGGGGGATCTTCTGggtggcggccgccgccgccgccagcgccgccatGCCGCTCATCTGGGGGCTGCTACCgatcacctgggggggggggacacgacgcGAGGGGTGAGGGGGGTCCCCACGTGTCCCCTCTGCGTCCCCTCCCCGCGTCCCCCTGTACCCCCCGCCTCTGATTTTGCCCCCCAGGtcccgtgccccccccaccccccaccccgtgtccccccccgtgacTCACCGTGCCCTGGGGACTCTGGGTGGGCACAACCATGCGGACGCCGGCGGGCAGGGACGTCACCGTCACCGGGGCTTTGCCGGGCTGCCCGGCCGAGCGCACCGTCACCAGGGGGGGCCCCGCCGTCGCGGCGGGGGGACCCGTCACCTTCAGCACCGCCGGGACGCCTGCCGCGGGGGTGGGGGGCGTCACGCGGAGCCTgaccccccccagtgtccccagcccctcccctgtcccccctcctCGCCGCGTCCCCGCCCTGCCGCTCCTGCGTCCCCCAACGCGTCCCCGacccgccgtgtccccgtccccagcccctcctcatcccccatacgtccccacgtcccccccgcgtcccctcggCTCCCTCCCGTCCCTACCTGCTCTGTGTCCCCGCATCCCCCGTGTCCCAGCGTCCCCCGCACCCCCTCGTAtccccctgtccccacatccccccacatcGCtgctgtgtccccccatgtccccacgtccccccacgtccctccTCTGTCCCTAtatcccccctgtccccccagagTCACTtccctgtccccacatcccaTGTCCCCCTATGTCtccccatccccccatgtccccgtatcACCCTGTCCCCACGtgcctgccccacatcccccccacaTCCCTGTATCCCttatgtccccacatccccccccgtCACTCCCGTGTCCCCACGTgcctgccccacgtcccccccacgtccccgtaTCCCttatgtccccacatccccccgtgtccccacatcccctctccccacatcCTCCCCGTGCCCCATATCCCGTTTCCCCCCTACGTCCCCCCGTATCCCCCGTCTCTCCTATGTCCCCTCGTCCCGCTGCGTCACTcccgtgtccccgcagccccgtgtcccccccacatcccccccccatgtccccacatcccgtCTCTCTGCCATGTCCCCGcttccccccgtgtccccctcacgtccccccatccccgccatgtccccacgtccccgtgtccccaccagccccctgtgtccccccatccccccccatatccccacatccccccccttatgtccctgcatcccccccgtgtccccccatccccgtgtcccccccatccccgcacccccccgtgtccccccatccctctcctTATGTCCctgcatccccgtgtccccccccatccccacatccccccatgtcccccatgtccccgtgccccccccatccccacacacccccgtgtccccacatccccccccgtgtccccacatcccccccttatgtccctgcatccccccgcgtccccccccatccccacacccccccgcgtccccccccagcTCACCGGGGGcgcgtgcggcggcggcggcggccccgccgaggggggcggcggggggcccggcgggcagcacctgcagggcggtggcggggggcgcggcgggggccgggggcgcgggcggcggcggcggcagcagggtGAGGCCGACGGGTCCCAGggcctggggggccgggggggggccgggggcggcggcggcgggcgcggggctctTGGGGGGGTTggcggggacggaggggacgggggcgggggcgggggaggcggcggcggggatcTCGtacttctgcagctgcagcaggtagGAGTCGGCGGTGGGCACCGGCCCCCAGCTCACCTCCAGCGACGTGGTGTTGGCCCGCACCAGCTGCACCCGCGCTGGCGCCGGCGGCCGCTCTGCGGGGAgagggggtgtcgggggggggggggggggagctggggacccccgggacgCTCCCGGGTCTCCCTGCgacgcccccggccccggcccggggcgccccgtgGTGCTGGGGTGGGCCTGGGGACACCCGGGACACACCCGGGGACCCCCaatccccctccccgggcaccccacggCTCCGGGACAGACCTGGGGACCCCCaatccccctccccgggcaccccacggCTCCGGGACAGACCTGGGGACCCCCaatccccctccccgggcaccccacaGCTCCAGGGACAGACCTGGGGACCCCCaatccccctccccgggcaccccacggCTCCGGGACAGACCTGGGgacccccctggacccccccgtccccctcccggGGCACCCCACAGCTCCGGGACAgacctggggacccccaaaacacCCCGATCCCCATCCCAGAGCACCTCGCTATCCTGGGAGGGGCCTAGGGACACCCAGGGCagacctggggaccccccccggaccccccccgtccccctcccggGGCACCCCGCTATCCTGGGATAGACCTGGGGACATCCAGGACAGACCTGAGGACCCCCAATCCCCCTCCCGGGGCACCCACAGCTCCGGGACAcacctggggacccccccggaccccccctgtccccctcccaggGCACCCCACAGCTCCGGGACAgacctggggacccccaaaacacccccatccccatcccggggCACCCCGCTATCCTGGGACAGACCTAGGGACACCCAGGACAGACCTGAGGACCCCCaatccccctccccgggcaccccacaGCTCCGGGACagacctggggacccccccgttccccccccggGGCGCTCCGTAGTCCCAAAAGGGACGCGGGGCCCCCCAGAGCAGACCCGGGGAGCCCCAGAAGAGCCCGGTCCCCAGCCCGGGACGCCCCGCAGCTCCAGGGtggccccagggacccccccccccccacccaaggCCGCACCCGcaggccgggccccccccccgggagcccccccgaCTCACCGGTCTCGAGGTACCAGAGGTCCTTGCAGCAGACCTGGTTGTTCCAGGCCTTGCGGTAGCCGTCCCGGCCGCTCCAGATGTAGAGGCGGGTGGTGATGGCCACGGCGCAGTGCCCGGCCCGCGCCCGCGGCACGTTGTCCTCCAGCGTGTCCATCAGGATGGGCTCCCACGCCATGGAGTCTGGGGGGGGGGCGCGGCTCAGGGCGGGGGGCACGCGCGCGGGGGTGCCGTgtgtcgttccccccccccccccccccccccgggtgacggtggggagcggggcggggggaagattTGGGACGGCGCGGCAAAGCATGccggggaaaaaaaatggggtttgggggagcGTTGGCCGGGTTGGGAGAGgtttggggggctcggggagagGTACGGGGGGCTCAGGGAGCTCAGGGAGaggtttggggggcttggggacaggtaTGGGGGTCGCCAGGAGAGGTCTGGGGGTCTCAGGGAGCTGAGAGAGAGgtttggggggctcggggagagGTACGGGGGGCTCAGGGAGAGGTTTGGGGGTCACCAGGAGGAATCTGGGGGTCTCAGAGAGCTGAGAGATGTGGGGCTCAGAAAGAGGTACAGGGGTCTCAGGAAGAGCTTTGGGGGTCACCGGGAGTCCAGGGAGAGgtttggggggctcggggagagGTATGGGGGTCTCTGGGAGGAGTTTGGGGGTCTCGGGAGAGGTATGGGGGTCACCGggaggggtctgggggtctcAGGGAGCTGAGAGAGAGgtttggggggctcggggagagGTATGGGGGTCTCTGGGAGGAGTTTGGGGGTCTCGGGAGAGGTATGGGGGTCGCCGggaggggtctgggggtctcAGGGAGCTGAGAGAGAGgtttggggggctcggggagagGTACAGGGGTCTCGGGGAGAGGTTTGGGGGTCACCGGGAGCCCAGGAAGAGgtttggggggctcggggagagGTATGGAGGTCTctgggaggggtttggggggctcaGGGAGAGGTATGGGGGTCACCaagaggggtttggggggctcaGGGAGTTCAGAGAGAGATTTAGAGGTTCGGGGACAGGTATGGGGGTCGCTGGGGGGAGTCTCAGGGAGCTCAGAGAGAGGTATGGGGGTCActgggaggggtttgggggtctcaGGGAGAGCtttggggggctcggggagagGTATGGGGGTCACCAGGACAGCTCTGGGGGTCTGACAAAGCCCAGGGAAAGGTTAGGGGGGTCTTAGAaggtgtttgggggggtctgggggtctctCCAGGAGGCGTTTGGGGGTGTTGGGGAGCCCAGGGAGAACTTTGGGGGTCTcagggggaggtttgggggggtctgggggtctcgGGGAGC
Proteins encoded in this region:
- the HCFC1 gene encoding LOW QUALITY PROTEIN: host cell factor 1 (The sequence of the model RefSeq protein was modified relative to this genomic sequence to represent the inferred CDS: inserted 3 bases in 2 codons), translating into MPAAVVGPGPDPLPVAGEAEGADGGPGPGGGSPPRGAAAPPALQPRWKRVVGWSGPVPXPRHGHRAVAIKELIVVFGGGNEGIVDELHVYNTATNQWFIPAVRGTXPPRCAAYGFVCDGTRLLVFGGMVEYGKYSNDLYELQVRRGGATPPPPAPCLRWEWKRLKAKTPKNGPPPCPRLGHSFSLVGNKCYLFGGLANDSEDPKNNIPRYLNDLYILELRPGSGVVAWDIPITYGVLPPPRESHTAVVYTERESRKSRLVIYGGMSGCRLGDLWTLDIETLTWNKPSLSGVAPLPRSLHSATTIGNKMYVFGGWVPLVMDDVKVATHEKEWKCTNTLACLNLDSMAWEPILMDTLEDNVPRARAGHCAVAITTRLYIWSGRDGYRKAWNNQVCCKDLWYLETERPPAPARVQLVRANTTSLEVSWGPVPTADSYLLQLQKYEIPAAASPAPAPVPSVPANPPKSPAPAAAAPGPPPAPQALGPVGLTLLPPPPPAPPAPAAPPATALQVLPAGPPAAPLGGAAAAAARAPGVPAVLKVTGPPAATAGPPLVTVRSAGQPGKAPVTVTSLPAGVRMVVPTQSPQGTVIGSSPQMSGMAALAAAAAATQKIPPASAPTVLSVPAGATIVKTVAVSPGTTTLPATVKVASSPVMVSNPATRMLKTAAAQVGTAGGTAPATNAATRPIITVHKSGTVTVAQQAQVMTTVVGGVTKTITLVKSPISVPGGSALISNLGKVMSVVQTKPVQSSAVTGQASTGPVTQIIQTKGPLPAGTILKLVTSGDGKPTTILTTTQAGAGGAKPTILGISSVSPSTTKPGTTTIIKTIPMSAIITQSGATGVTSSPGIKSPITIITTKVMTSGTGAPAKIITAVPKLATGHGQQGVTQVVLKGAPGQPGTILRTVPMGGVRLVTPVTVSAVKPTVTTLVVKGTTGVTTLGTVTGTVSTSLAGAGGHSATASLATPITTLGTIATLSSQVINPAAITVSAAQTTMTAAGGLGTPTITMQPVSQPTQVTLITTPSGVEAQPVHDLPVSILASPTTEQPAAAGPLPDSGQAEGGAGTVTLVCSNPPCETHETGTTNTPTTSLVANVGGGLAPAPQLQLVCEGPEGGPLPPAAAAGAVRVCSNPPCETHDTGTTNTPTAAGARLCADARDAARPGAPCPTQQTAATGTTMTPRVCREAPAGPRPCANPPCETHETGTTSTPTTARSCPPRGPAEPPGATCQTQRATGTTMSVAAAAAVVVLPGARGDRTGEENQPCQTHRPPDAAPWASSSPPGESRETGTAAAAAAAGTRPCANPPCETHETGTTNTATTTTAAGTRPCANPPRETHETGTTNTVTTAASRLCANPPCETHETGTTNTATTTTAAGSRPCETHETGTAAAAAAAAGPRPCANPPCETHETGTTNTATTAGTSGGPEQGSPPCQTLQTAATGTTMTPAEGAPPALPEGPPSPLPPHGCSNPPCETHETGTTHTATTVTSSMGANQDPPPAANGQGEPEPPPGEGAPPSTPSPPGPSVTGTPQPRAVTTVTQSTPAPGPAVPSISSLTEPSPAPPEPPGAAAAAGDPQPPPEPPAATPPPAPAATPPAAPPPPAPVAAAAAAAAGAAPPGSPEPLAVVVLPPGPPVGAAGGEAEGLGLPPELMAEAPLGGPAGGAAPPALVVTGLTPEELAVTAAAEAAAQAAASEEAQALAIQAVLQAAQQAVMGAAEPLESGEPGGAPPELGPLGPEGPEGPGGAIPIVLTQQELAALVQQQQLQEAAAAAAAAPPAPPPAAPQPPAPPPPPPPPPCPPHLPTEALAPADSLNDPAADANGLGELGPPAGPPAALPPPADGLAPSSAFVAPQPVVGPSPAKLQAATALAEVANGIESAPVKPDPAAQPPKALAKKENQWFDVGVIKGTTMMVTHYFLPPEDAPSADEEGSGVPDHSQLRRQELQPGTAYKFRVAGLNACGRGPFSDLSAFKTCLPGFPGAPCAIKISKSPDGAHLTWEPPSVTSGRIVEYSVYLAIQGAAGGPGAAEPKGSPAQLAFMRVYCGPSPSCLVQSGSLSTAHIDYTTKPAIIFRIAARNEKGYGPATQVRWLQESSKDGSVAKPASKRPLSSPDMKSAPKKPKADGQ